The following are encoded together in the Streptomyces flavofungini genome:
- a CDS encoding LysR substrate-binding domain-containing protein, with protein MRAINGGKQPSLAQLRAFAAVAEHLHFRDAAAAIGMSQPALSGAVSALEEALGVQLLERTTRKVLLSPAGERLAVRAKAVLDEVEALMEEADAVKAPFTGALRLGVIPTVAPYLLPTVLALVHEKYPDLDLQVHEEQTSSLLEGLAAGRLDLLLLAVPLGVPGVTELPLFDEDFVLVTPLDHWLGGREGIPREALRELNLLLLDEGHCLRDQALDICREVGRGNPGAGRSPSAEGGGGRRVGAPVTTTAAGLSTLVQLVAGGLGVTLLPRTAVRVETSRSSQLLTGYFADPAPTRRVALAMRAGAARAAEYEELAGALREALRPLPVRVL; from the coding sequence GTGCGAGCCATAAATGGGGGCAAGCAGCCCAGCCTCGCGCAGCTGCGCGCCTTCGCGGCCGTGGCCGAGCATCTGCACTTCAGGGACGCGGCGGCAGCAATCGGGATGAGTCAGCCCGCGCTGTCCGGCGCGGTGTCGGCCCTGGAGGAGGCACTGGGTGTCCAGCTCCTGGAGCGCACCACCCGCAAGGTGCTGCTGTCCCCGGCGGGGGAGCGGCTCGCGGTGCGCGCCAAGGCGGTGCTCGACGAGGTCGAGGCGCTGATGGAGGAGGCGGACGCGGTGAAGGCGCCGTTCACCGGCGCGCTGCGGCTCGGCGTGATCCCGACGGTGGCGCCGTATCTGCTGCCGACGGTGCTCGCCCTCGTCCACGAGAAGTACCCGGACCTGGACCTCCAGGTCCACGAGGAGCAGACGTCCTCACTGCTCGAAGGCCTCGCGGCGGGACGGCTCGACCTGCTGCTGCTCGCCGTGCCGCTCGGGGTGCCCGGCGTCACCGAACTGCCGCTCTTCGACGAGGACTTCGTGCTCGTGACGCCGCTCGACCACTGGCTGGGCGGCCGCGAGGGCATTCCCCGCGAGGCGCTGCGCGAGCTGAACCTGCTGCTCCTCGACGAGGGGCACTGCCTGCGGGACCAGGCCCTGGACATCTGCCGGGAGGTGGGGCGCGGAAATCCGGGGGCGGGGCGGAGCCCCTCGGCTGAGGGCGGTGGTGGGAGACGGGTGGGCGCGCCCGTCACCACGACCGCCGCCGGGCTCTCCACCCTCGTCCAACTCGTCGCGGGCGGCCTCGGCGTGACCCTGCTGCCGCGCACGGCGGTCCGGGTGGAGACGAGCCGCAGCAGCCAGCTCCTGACGGGGTACTTCGCCGACCCGGCGCCGACGCGGAGGGTGGCCCTCGCGATGCGTGCGGGGGCCGCGCGGGCGGCGGAGTACGAGGAACTGGCGGGCGCGCTGCGGGAGGCGCTGCGGCCGCTGCCGGTGCGGGTGTTGTGA
- a CDS encoding peroxiredoxin — protein sequence MLTVGDKFPEFDLTACVSLEKGKEFEQINHKTYEGKWKIVFAWPKDFTFVCPTEIAAFGKLNDEFADRDAQVLGFSGDSEFVHHAWRKDHPDLTDLPFPMLADSKHELMRDLGIEGEDGFAQRAVFIVDQNNEIQFTMVTAGSVGRNPKEVLRVLDALQTDELCPCNWSKGDETLDPVALLSGE from the coding sequence GTGCTCACTGTCGGTGACAAGTTCCCCGAGTTCGACCTGACTGCCTGTGTCTCGCTGGAGAAGGGCAAGGAGTTCGAGCAGATCAACCACAAGACCTACGAAGGCAAGTGGAAGATCGTCTTCGCGTGGCCCAAGGACTTCACCTTCGTGTGCCCGACCGAGATCGCTGCCTTCGGCAAGCTGAACGACGAGTTCGCCGACCGTGACGCCCAGGTCCTCGGCTTCTCCGGCGACTCCGAGTTCGTGCACCACGCCTGGCGCAAGGACCACCCGGACCTGACCGACCTGCCCTTCCCGATGCTGGCCGACTCCAAGCACGAGCTCATGCGTGACCTCGGCATCGAGGGCGAGGACGGCTTCGCGCAGCGCGCCGTCTTCATCGTGGACCAGAACAACGAGATCCAGTTCACGATGGTGACCGCTGGTTCCGTGGGCCGTAACCCCAAGGAGGTCCTGCGGGTCCTCGACGCCCTCCAGACGGACGAGCTGTGCCCGTGCAACTGGAGCAAGGGCGACGAGACCCTGGACCCGGTCGCGCTGCTCTCCGGCGAGTGA
- a CDS encoding alkyl hydroperoxide reductase, whose amino-acid sequence MALDELKSAVPDYAKDLKLNLGSVIGNSDLPKQQLWGTVLACAIASRSPKVLRELEPEAKANLSPEAYTAAKSAAAVMAMNNVFYRTRHLLSDPEYGTMRAGLRMNVIGNPGVEKVDFELWSLAVSAINGCGQCLDSHEQVLRKAGVDRETIQEAFKIAAVIQAVGVTLDSEEHLAG is encoded by the coding sequence ATGGCTCTCGACGAACTGAAGTCCGCCGTACCGGACTACGCCAAGGACCTGAAGCTGAACCTCGGCTCGGTCATCGGCAACAGCGACCTGCCGAAGCAGCAGCTGTGGGGCACGGTGCTCGCCTGCGCGATCGCCTCCCGCTCCCCGAAGGTGCTGCGCGAGCTGGAGCCCGAGGCCAAGGCGAACCTCTCCCCCGAGGCGTACACCGCGGCGAAGTCCGCGGCCGCCGTCATGGCGATGAACAACGTCTTCTACCGCACGCGCCACCTGCTCTCCGACCCGGAGTACGGGACGATGCGCGCCGGTCTGCGGATGAACGTCATCGGCAACCCGGGCGTGGAGAAGGTCGACTTCGAGCTCTGGTCGCTCGCGGTGTCCGCGATCAACGGCTGTGGGCAGTGCCTCGACTCGCACGAGCAGGTGCTCCGCAAGGCCGGCGTCGACCGCGAGACCATCCAGGAGGCCTTCAAGATCGCCGCTGTCATCCAGGCGGTCGGGGTCACCCTGGACTCCGAGGAGCACCTGGCCGGCTGA
- a CDS encoding AI-2E family transporter, with protein sequence MARVPGWRGRVGGALTRMGERLGADGSKERSATGEAAGESGAQARDVPADSTPSGVAAGAPGAGTSGNGLASGAADASGPAAGNHGRLSLRKRYADRVRAAAAAEDDLDGFDDLSHGSSGRASREDGAGGSGATDQVPAPPAYAPDIGARPDPVAAVPWGMRVAAEAGWRLLVLAGTVWVLMKVISAVQLVVFAFVAALLITALLQPTVARLKRLGLPQGLATVCTAVLGFVIMGLVGWFVVWQVMENVDTLSSQVQDGIEDLRKWLLNSPFHVTEDQINDIAKSLREAVGDNSEEITSAGLEGVTVIVEALTGILLAMFSTLFLLYDGPRIWKWFLKLVPAAARPGVAGAGPRAWRTLTAYVRGTVIVALIDAVFIGVGIYFLGVPMAVPLAVFIFLFAFIPLVGAVVSGALAVVVALVTQGVFTAVMALIVVLAVQQIEGHILQPFILGRAVAVHPLAVVLSVAAGGMIAGIGGAVVAVPLVAVANTVVGYLRAYAREAALKQAPQPRGATASELVPAPPKDDA encoded by the coding sequence ATGGCGCGAGTTCCGGGGTGGCGCGGCCGCGTGGGCGGCGCGCTGACCAGGATGGGAGAACGCCTGGGCGCGGACGGCTCCAAGGAGCGGTCGGCCACGGGCGAGGCAGCGGGTGAGTCCGGCGCGCAGGCGCGGGACGTACCGGCCGACTCGACGCCGTCCGGCGTGGCCGCGGGCGCCCCCGGCGCGGGGACCTCCGGCAACGGCCTGGCCTCCGGTGCCGCCGACGCCTCCGGCCCGGCTGCCGGGAACCACGGGAGGCTGTCGCTGCGCAAGCGGTACGCCGACCGGGTGCGGGCCGCCGCTGCCGCCGAGGACGACCTGGACGGCTTCGACGATCTGTCTCACGGCTCCTCCGGCCGCGCGTCGAGGGAGGACGGCGCGGGCGGCTCCGGCGCCACCGACCAGGTGCCCGCCCCGCCCGCCTACGCGCCCGACATAGGAGCGCGCCCCGACCCCGTCGCCGCCGTGCCCTGGGGCATGCGGGTCGCCGCCGAGGCCGGTTGGCGGCTGCTCGTCCTCGCCGGGACCGTCTGGGTCCTGATGAAGGTCATCAGCGCCGTCCAGCTCGTCGTCTTCGCGTTCGTCGCCGCGCTGCTCATCACCGCGCTGCTCCAGCCCACCGTCGCCCGCCTCAAGCGGCTCGGGCTGCCGCAGGGGCTCGCCACCGTGTGCACCGCCGTGCTCGGCTTCGTGATCATGGGGCTGGTCGGCTGGTTCGTGGTCTGGCAGGTCATGGAGAACGTCGACACGCTCTCCAGCCAAGTCCAGGACGGTATCGAGGACTTGCGGAAGTGGCTGCTCAACAGCCCCTTCCACGTCACCGAGGACCAGATCAACGACATCGCGAAGTCGCTGCGCGAGGCGGTGGGCGACAACTCCGAGGAGATCACCTCCGCCGGACTCGAGGGCGTCACCGTCATCGTGGAGGCGCTGACCGGGATCCTCCTCGCGATGTTCTCCACGCTCTTCCTGCTGTACGACGGGCCGCGCATCTGGAAGTGGTTCCTGAAGCTGGTGCCCGCCGCGGCCCGGCCGGGGGTCGCGGGCGCGGGGCCGCGGGCGTGGCGGACGCTCACCGCGTATGTGCGCGGCACCGTGATAGTGGCTCTCATCGACGCCGTCTTCATCGGCGTCGGCATCTACTTCCTCGGCGTGCCCATGGCCGTGCCGCTCGCCGTGTTCATCTTCCTGTTCGCGTTCATCCCGCTCGTGGGCGCGGTGGTCTCCGGAGCGCTCGCCGTGGTCGTCGCGCTCGTCACGCAGGGCGTGTTCACGGCGGTGATGGCGCTGATCGTGGTGCTCGCCGTGCAGCAGATCGAGGGGCACATCCTGCAGCCGTTCATCCTCGGGCGGGCCGTGGCCGTGCATCCGCTGGCCGTGGTGCTCTCCGTCGCCGCCGGCGGGATGATCGCCGGGATCGGCGGGGCGGTGGTGGCGGTGCCGCTGGTCGCCGTGGCCAACACCGTCGTCGGCTACCTCCGGGCGTACGCTCGCGAGGCCGCGCTCAAGCAGGCGCCTCAGCCCCGGGGGGCCACGGCCTCCGAACTGGTCCCGGCGCCCCCGAAGGACGACGCCTGA
- a CDS encoding transglycosylase SLT domain-containing protein, whose protein sequence is MLEGNRVSRISVRGFAVASATAVTTVGAVVGVASGDTQSSKSNDIETTASDATLLADIPAGQHAQVQTTSVAQQADAQAMAADTAAKKSAAEAARKQAAKDAVAKQQAAEKAEKAEKAEKEAAAKKAAEKKEREKAAESKASRSSGRDASDFAPQSSYTVAQVQAMARQMVPAGQFQCFSNIVNHESTWNYKATNASSGAYGLVQALPASKMASAGADWRTNPATQIKWGLNYMNDRYGSPCGAWDFWQNNNWY, encoded by the coding sequence ATGCTGGAAGGAAACCGTGTGAGCCGGATCTCGGTCCGGGGATTCGCGGTGGCTTCGGCCACTGCGGTCACCACCGTCGGCGCCGTCGTGGGTGTTGCCTCGGGCGACACCCAGTCCTCGAAGTCCAACGACATCGAGACGACGGCAAGCGACGCGACTCTCCTCGCAGACATACCCGCGGGTCAGCACGCCCAGGTGCAGACCACCTCCGTGGCGCAGCAGGCCGACGCCCAGGCGATGGCCGCCGACACGGCCGCGAAGAAGTCCGCAGCGGAGGCCGCCCGCAAGCAGGCCGCCAAGGACGCCGTGGCCAAGCAGCAGGCGGCCGAGAAGGCGGAGAAGGCCGAGAAGGCCGAGAAGGAAGCCGCCGCGAAGAAGGCCGCGGAGAAGAAGGAGCGCGAGAAGGCCGCCGAGTCCAAGGCGAGCCGCTCCTCCGGACGCGACGCCTCCGACTTCGCGCCGCAGAGTTCCTACACCGTCGCGCAGGTCCAGGCGATGGCCCGGCAGATGGTCCCCGCCGGCCAGTTCCAGTGCTTCAGCAACATCGTGAACCACGAGTCGACCTGGAACTACAAGGCCACCAACGCCTCCTCCGGCGCGTACGGCCTGGTCCAGGCGCTCCCCGCTTCCAAGATGGCCTCCGCGGGCGCGGACTGGCGGACGAACCCGGCCACCCAGATCAAGTGGGGCCTGAACTACATGAACGACCGCTACGGCAGCCCGTGCGGCGCCTGGGACTTCTGGCAGAACAACAACTGGTACTGA
- a CDS encoding PhoH family protein — translation MVTSTKRQQGRRTYVLDTSVLLADPNALSRFDEHEVVLPIVVVTELEAKRHHPELGYFARQALRLLDDCRIRFGRLDAPIPIGGLGGTLRVELNHSDPGVLPAGYRLGDNDSRILAVARNLQAEGYEVTVVSKDLPLRIKASSVGLLAEEYRAELAITDASGWTGMSELTLSGEQVDLLFETESLYVPEVAELPVHTGLTIQSERGKALGRISPEGNVRLVRGDREAFGIKGRSAEQRIALDLLLDGDVGIMSMGGRAGTGKSALALCAGLEAVLERRQHQKVMVFRPLYAVGGQELGYLPGTEAEKMGPWAQAVFDTLGSVAGKEVIEEVSARGMLEVLPLTHIRGRSLHDAFVIVDEAQSLERNVLLTVLSRIGANSRVVLTHDVAQRDNLRVGRYDGVVAVIEKLKGHPLFAHVTLTRSERSQIAALVTEMLEDGQI, via the coding sequence GTGGTGACCAGCACAAAGCGCCAGCAAGGCCGGCGCACCTATGTTCTCGACACCAGCGTTCTGCTCGCCGACCCGAACGCCCTGTCCCGCTTCGACGAGCACGAAGTCGTGCTGCCGATCGTCGTGGTGACGGAGCTGGAGGCCAAGCGGCACCATCCCGAGCTCGGCTACTTCGCCCGGCAGGCCCTGCGCCTGCTCGACGACTGCCGGATCCGCTTCGGGCGCCTGGACGCGCCGATCCCGATCGGTGGCCTCGGCGGCACGCTGCGCGTCGAGCTCAACCACTCCGACCCCGGCGTGCTCCCGGCGGGCTACCGCCTGGGCGACAACGACTCACGGATCCTCGCGGTGGCGCGCAACCTCCAGGCGGAGGGGTACGAGGTCACGGTCGTCTCCAAGGACCTGCCGCTCAGAATCAAGGCGTCGTCCGTCGGCCTCCTCGCCGAGGAGTACCGCGCGGAGCTCGCCATCACGGACGCCTCCGGCTGGACCGGAATGTCCGAGCTGACCCTCTCGGGGGAGCAGGTCGACCTTCTCTTCGAGACGGAGAGCCTGTACGTCCCCGAAGTCGCCGAGCTGCCCGTGCACACGGGCCTGACCATCCAGTCCGAGCGCGGCAAGGCGCTCGGCCGGATCTCACCCGAGGGCAACGTCCGTCTCGTGCGCGGCGATCGCGAGGCCTTCGGCATCAAGGGCCGCAGCGCCGAGCAGCGGATCGCGCTCGACCTCCTCCTCGACGGGGACGTCGGCATCATGTCGATGGGCGGACGCGCGGGCACCGGCAAGTCGGCGCTCGCCCTCTGCGCGGGCCTGGAGGCCGTCCTGGAGCGCCGCCAGCACCAGAAGGTGATGGTGTTCCGGCCGCTGTACGCGGTGGGCGGGCAGGAGCTCGGCTATCTGCCGGGCACCGAGGCCGAGAAGATGGGGCCCTGGGCGCAGGCCGTCTTCGACACCCTCGGGTCCGTCGCGGGCAAGGAGGTCATCGAGGAGGTCTCGGCGCGCGGCATGCTGGAGGTCCTGCCGCTGACCCACATCCGGGGCCGCTCGCTGCACGACGCCTTCGTCATCGTGGACGAGGCCCAATCCCTGGAACGGAACGTCCTCTTGACCGTTCTGTCCCGGATCGGGGCGAATTCACGTGTCGTACTGACCCATGACGTCGCCCAGCGCGACAACCTCCGGGTCGGCCGGTACGACGGAGTCGTGGCCGTCATCGAGAAACTGAAGGGGCATCCGCTCTTCGCGCATGTCACCCTCACCCGGTCCGAGAGGTCGCAGATCGCGGCACTTGTGACCGAAATGCTGGAGGATGGGCAGATCTGA
- a CDS encoding isoprenyl transferase: protein MKLRDLVYGLYARRVEGRLDHDQVPKHIGVILDGNRRWAKASGGTTAQGHRAGAYKIEEFLGWCAETDVEVVTLWMLSTDNFDRPEEELVPLLGIIEDTVRSLVDDGRWRVHHVGALDLLPSRTQGVLKEAEQATHTRTGILVNVAVGYGGRQEIADAVRSLLLDHADRGTSIEDIAESVDVEQISKHLYTSGQPDPDLVIRTSGEQRLSGFMLWQSAHSEYYFCEVFWPAFRKVDFLRALRDYAARHRRYGG, encoded by the coding sequence GTGAAGCTGCGCGACCTGGTGTACGGACTCTACGCACGCCGGGTGGAAGGCCGCCTCGACCACGACCAGGTGCCCAAGCACATCGGCGTCATCCTCGACGGCAACCGCCGCTGGGCGAAGGCCTCCGGCGGCACCACCGCCCAGGGCCACCGGGCGGGCGCGTACAAGATCGAGGAGTTCCTCGGCTGGTGTGCCGAGACGGACGTCGAGGTCGTCACGCTCTGGATGCTCTCCACGGACAACTTCGACCGCCCCGAGGAGGAGCTTGTCCCGCTCCTCGGCATCATCGAGGACACCGTCCGCAGCCTCGTCGACGACGGCCGCTGGCGCGTCCACCACGTCGGCGCCCTCGACCTGCTGCCCTCCCGCACCCAGGGCGTCCTGAAGGAAGCGGAACAGGCCACCCACACCCGTACCGGAATACTGGTCAACGTCGCCGTGGGCTACGGCGGCCGCCAGGAGATCGCCGACGCCGTCCGCTCCCTGCTGCTCGACCACGCCGACCGCGGCACCTCCATCGAGGACATCGCCGAGAGCGTCGACGTCGAACAGATCTCCAAGCACCTCTACACCAGCGGCCAGCCGGACCCCGATCTGGTGATCCGGACGAGTGGAGAACAGCGCCTCTCGGGCTTCATGCTCTGGCAGTCCGCTCACTCCGAGTACTACTTCTGCGAAGTCTTCTGGCCGGCCTTCCGGAAGGTCGACTTCCTGCGTGCGCTGCGCGATTACGCCGCGCGCCACCGCCGTTACGGCGGATGA
- the mgrA gene encoding L-glyceraldehyde 3-phosphate reductase gives MNDTSEYRAAADRYDSMEYRRSGRSGLKLPAVSLGLWHNFGDDRALDSQRAILRRAFDLGVTHFDLANNYGPPPGSAELNFGKLFAQDFAPYRDELIVSTKAGYLMNPGPYGEWGSRKYLLSSLDASLTRMGLDYVDIFYSHRFDPDTPLEETMGALASAVQQGKALYVGVSSYNSEQTAEAARLLTEMGVRPLIHQPSYSMINRWTEDDGLLDTLETAGMGCISFVPLAQGLLTNKYLKGIPEGSRATQGKSLDPELLNDEVVRRLNGLNDIAARRGQSLAQLALNWVLRDERMTSALIGASSVKQLEENVAALSGPKLTDAELAEIDTFAVSTPGTNIWAGRS, from the coding sequence ATGAACGACACCTCCGAGTACCGCGCGGCAGCGGACCGTTACGACTCCATGGAGTACCGGCGCAGCGGACGCAGCGGTCTGAAGCTGCCCGCCGTCTCCCTCGGCCTGTGGCACAACTTCGGCGACGACCGTGCCCTCGACTCCCAGCGCGCGATCCTGCGCCGCGCCTTCGATCTGGGCGTCACCCACTTCGACCTGGCGAACAACTACGGCCCGCCGCCGGGCAGCGCGGAGCTGAACTTCGGCAAGCTCTTCGCCCAGGACTTCGCCCCCTACCGGGACGAGCTGATCGTCTCGACCAAGGCGGGCTACCTCATGAACCCCGGCCCGTACGGCGAGTGGGGTTCCCGCAAGTACCTGCTCTCCTCGCTCGACGCGTCCCTGACCCGGATGGGCCTGGACTACGTCGACATCTTCTACTCGCACCGCTTCGACCCGGACACCCCGCTGGAAGAGACGATGGGCGCGCTGGCCTCGGCCGTCCAGCAGGGCAAGGCGCTGTACGTGGGCGTCTCCTCGTACAACAGCGAGCAGACCGCGGAGGCGGCCCGCCTGCTGACCGAGATGGGCGTACGCCCCCTCATCCACCAGCCCTCGTACTCGATGATCAACCGCTGGACCGAGGACGACGGCCTGCTCGACACCCTGGAGACGGCCGGCATGGGCTGCATCTCCTTCGTCCCGCTCGCCCAGGGCCTGCTCACGAACAAGTACCTGAAGGGCATCCCCGAGGGCTCCCGCGCCACCCAGGGCAAGTCCCTCGACCCGGAGCTGTTGAACGACGAGGTCGTACGGCGCCTCAATGGCCTGAACGACATCGCCGCCCGCCGCGGCCAGTCGCTCGCGCAACTGGCCCTGAACTGGGTCCTGCGTGATGAGCGCATGACGTCCGCCCTCATCGGCGCCTCCAGCGTGAAGCAGCTGGAGGAGAACGTGGCGGCGCTGTCGGGCCCGAAGCTCACGGACGCGGAGCTGGCGGAGATCGACACGTTCGCGGTGTCCACGCCGGGGACGAACATCTGGGCTGGTCGGAGCTAG
- a CDS encoding winged helix-turn-helix transcriptional regulator: MAHRKGPYLCGLDAAVDVVGGKWKPLILWALYAGRTLRFGELRRHVPGVSEKMLIQQLREMEADGIVHREVYREVPPKVEYSLTDLGETLNKALEPLGIWGDQHMQRLVERHAEKTGGSGGKKGDGVAVQSA, encoded by the coding sequence ATGGCGCATCGCAAGGGACCGTACCTCTGCGGCCTGGACGCGGCCGTCGATGTCGTCGGCGGCAAGTGGAAGCCCCTGATCCTGTGGGCCCTGTACGCCGGTCGTACGCTCCGTTTCGGCGAGCTGCGGCGGCACGTGCCCGGTGTCAGCGAGAAGATGCTCATCCAGCAGCTCCGCGAGATGGAAGCCGACGGCATCGTGCACCGCGAGGTCTACCGCGAGGTGCCGCCCAAGGTCGAGTACTCCCTCACCGACCTCGGCGAGACCCTGAACAAGGCCCTCGAGCCCCTCGGCATCTGGGGCGACCAGCACATGCAGCGGCTGGTGGAGCGGCACGCCGAGAAGACCGGTGGCAGCGGGGGGAAGAAGGGGGACGGCGTCGCCGTCCAGTCCGCCTGA